In one window of Miscanthus floridulus cultivar M001 chromosome 12, ASM1932011v1, whole genome shotgun sequence DNA:
- the LOC136497408 gene encoding flavanone 3-dioxygenase 2-like, producing the protein MAASGALPVVDLAPFFTEDGKGGTAGATEAVRQACQTHGFFRAVNHGVPVDLMARALELSAAFFALPDEEKAKVRAAQGSKVPVPAGYGRQPAHVADKNEYLLVFYPKLGLNAYPDEPSGFRETVEECYSKFTELGLLIQKILNECMGLPPGFLKDYNDDLMIVRRYLPATEEESTGFSAHEDASCITLICQDNVGGLEVLKDGHWVPAEPGGGSIIVNIGDVIKVLSNHKLKSATHRVVSKAAHRHSLSFFSNPHGDRWVEPLPEFTAKIGEAPRYRGFVYKEYQRLLVRNKNHPPVRPEDVVNITRYAI; encoded by the exons ATGGCGGCTAGCGGCGCGCTCCCCGTGGTTGACCTGGCGCCTTTCTTCACCGAGGACGGCAAGGGCGGCACCGCCGGCGCCACCGAGGCCGTGCGCCAGGCATGCCAGACGCATGGGTTCTTCCGCGCCGTCAACCACGGCGTGCCGGTCGACCTCATGGCACGCGCGCTGGAGCTGTCAGCCGCGTTCTTCGCGCTGCCGGACGAGGAGAAGGCCAAGGTCCGGGCGGCCCAGGGGTCCAAGGTGCCTGTCCCAGCAGGTTACGGACGGCAGCCGGCGCACGTGGCCGACAAGAACGAGTACCTGCTGGTTTTTTATCCCAAGCTCGGGCTCAACGCGTACCCCGATGAGCCTTCTGGATTCAG AGAGACAGTGGAGGAGTGCTACAGCAAGTTCACCGAGCTGGGGTTGCTCATCCAAAAGATCCTGAACGAGTGCATGGGGCTCCCGCCGGGCTTCCTCAAGGACTACAACGACGACCTCATGATAGTAAGGCGCTACTTGCCGGCGACGGAGGAGGAGAGCACCGGCTTCAGCGCGCACGAGGACGCCAGCTGCATCACCTTGATCTGCCAGGACAACGTCGGGGGCCTCGAGGTCCTCAAGGACGGACACTGGGTACCGGCGGAACCCGGCGGCGGCAGCATCATCGTCAACATCGGCGATGTCATAAAG GTGCTGAGCAACCATAAGCTGAAGAGCGCGACACACCGGGTGGTGAGCAAAGCTGCACACAGGCACTCGTTGTCGTTCTTCTCCAACCCGCACGGCGATAGGTGGGTGGAACCGCTGCCGGAGTTCACGGCCAAGATCGGCGAGGCGCCGCGGTACAGGGGGTTCGTGTACAAGGAGTACCAGCGACTGCTCGTGAGGAACAAGAACCATCCGCCGGTCAGGCCCGAGGATGTCGTTAACATCACCCGCTATGCGATCTAG
- the LOC136497057 gene encoding beta-ketoacyl-[acyl-carrier-protein] synthase III, chloroplastic-like, whose protein sequence is MVAASGLALPRVAAPCPARTRGGLRPAFLRLALPVALPPRQLRCCASTADDGVMSAAASKPRLPRVVGMGSKLVGCGSAIPTLSVSNDDLSKIVETSDEWIAARTGIRNRRVLLGDETLRGLSIQAAQRALEMAEVKAEDVDLVLLCTSTPDDLFGGAAQVLAEVGCTNAFGFDITAACSGFIVGLITATRFIKGGGLQNVLVVGADALSKYVDWTDRGTCILFGDAAGAVLVQACSADEDGLLGFCVQSDGNGQKHLNAVTANDESILSNTNGVPGFPPKKATYSCIQMNGKEVFRFAVRCVPQSIEKALQEAGLPASSIDWLLLHQANQRIIDAAASRLDIPSDKVISNLANYGNTSAASIPLALDEAVRSGKVKTGDIIAASGFGAGLTWGSAIVKWG, encoded by the exons ATGGTCGCCGCCTCCGGCCTCGCGCTGCCGCGGGTGGCCGCACCCTGCCCGGCGCGCACGCGGGGTGGCCTCCGCCCCGCCTTCCTCCGATTGGCGCTGCCCGTGGCGCTGCCACCGCGCCAGCTCCGGTGCTGCGCGTCCACCGCCGACGATGGCGTGATGTCCGCAGCGGCCTCCAAGCCCCGCCTTCCCAG GGTGGTTGGTATGGGTTCAAAGCTTGTCGGATGTGGATCAGCCATCCCAACACTTAGTGTTTCAAATGACGACCTTTCGAAAATAGTTGAAACGTCAGATGAATGGATTGCGGCTCGAACTGGGATTCGTAACAGACGAGTTCTTTTAG GAGATGAAACATTGCGGGGGCTCTCAATACAAGCAGCTCAAAGGGCACTTGAGATGGCTGAAGTAAAAGCTGAAGACGTTGACCTTGTTCTCCTTTGTACATCTACTCCAGATGATCTGTTTGGAGGTGCCGCTCAG GTGCTGGCAGAAGTGGGGTGCACAAATGCTTTTGGATTTGATATTACAGCTGCTTGCAGTGGGTTTATAGTTGGCTTAATCACAGCTACTCGTTTTATCAAAG GTGGAGGTCTTCAGAATGTCCTAGTGGTTGGTGCTGATGCTCTTTCAAAATACGTGGATTGGACAGACAGAGGTACATGCATCCTTTTTGGTGATGCTGCTGGTGCTGTGTTGGTACAG GCATgcagcgctgatgaagatggctTGCTAGGTTTTTGTGTTCAAAGTGATGGCAATGGACAAAA GCACCTAAATGCCGTAACGGCAAATGACGAGTCAATCTTGTCCAATACCAATGGTGTTCCTGGATTTCCACCAAAGAAGGCAACCTACTCATGCATTCAAATGAACGGAAAGGAAGTTTTTCGCTTTGCTGTCCGATGCGTGCCACAGTCCATTGAGAAGGCACTCCAAGAAGCTGGTTTGCCCGCCTCCAGTATTGACTGGTTGTTGTTACATCAA GCTAATCAGCGGATTATTGATGCTGCTGCCAGTCGATTAGATATCCCATCTGACAAGGTTATTTCAAATCTTGCTAACTACGGCAATACCAGTGCGGCATCCATCCCATTAGCATTGGATGAGGCTGTTCGCAGTGGCAAGGTGAAGACTGGTGATATTATTGCGGCATCAGGTTTCGGCGCTGGACTTACCTGGGGTTCAGCTATTGTCAAATGGGGCTAA